TTTTGGAATCGTAAATTCAGCCCTTTCTCCCCCCCCCCGCCAAAAACACCCCATATTGCGCCATCGATAAAACGCTTAAACATCGCACTTGTTTACACCAAAGCATCTTTGATTGCTGACGATCGAGATTACTGAAGATCGGGGGAATAGTCTTTAGCACGTTTACAGCCAACTTATCACTTTAAAACAGACCAAACGAAACATAGGGAATATGCATGTTAACTGAAAAGTCCAGATTCACTTTGACCACAATTGCTGTGGCCATTGCAGCCAGTTTTGCTAGCTCGGCAGTAGTTGCTGACGACAAAAGTCAGACTGAAGCCAAACCTGAAGTCATTGTGGTGACGGGGAGCTTATTAGGCAATTCTGAAGTTGCAGATTTAAAAACGTATACCGGTAACCGCTCAATCATTACCTCTGATCAAATAGAGCGTACTGCAGCGAGGTCAATTGACACCGCATTACAGCAAGTCCCTGGCATTAAAATTAAAGATGAAACCGGAACAGGGGTTTTACCTAATATATCAGTACGAGGCCTAGACAGCAGCCGCAGCGGCTACGCCCAGCTCTTACTCGATGGGATCCCAATGACACTTGCGCCATATGGGCACACCGGCCAGTCATTATTCCCTGCCACCTTATTCATGATAGATAGAATTGATGTAGCACGCGGCGGAGCATCGATTCAGTACGGTCCTAATAACGTTGGCGGCGTGATTAACCTCATTTCAAAGTCAATCCCAACCGACTGGGAAACTAGCGTTAATGAACGCATGACCTTCTTTGGTGACAGTAATACCTTATTTGATACCAACATCAGCACTGGCGGCGCAGTAAATGAAGATTTTTCGATGCGTTTTGATGGCAACATCACCAAAGGGGAATCGTTTCGTGAACACTCCGAAACCGACATTAAAAACCTAATGTTAAAGACCCTATGGAATATCGATGGGCAAAACAGCTTAGATGCCACGCTACAATATTACGATGCTTTTTCTGAGCTACCAGGAGCATTAAATACCGCCGCATATGAAGCTGATCGCGAGCAATCTCTACGCCCTAATGATGAATTTAATGCCAATACTAAACGAGTGTCATTGAAATACAGCCATGTTCTAGATGACTCGAAAGTTATCGATTATGGTGAGATTGATCTCAGAGTATTTGGTAATAAAAGTTCACGTAATTTTCAGTGGGATTTTTATGACTCAAGCAAAGACACCGACGGTAATTTAGGTACTAGCTGGAGTGATACCACCCAGGATGCTACTCATCTGCGTAACTCTCCACGCGACTTTACCGTGTTTGGCATTGAGCCAACAGCAAGCTTGCTTATTGATGGTGATATTAGTCAGCACATTATCGCTGGCGCTCGTTATATTAATGAAGACATTAGCTACCAACTCAACCACATAGAAAAATCGACTCAAACAGCAACTCGTCCGCGTGACTGGCAAATGGATACCAATGCCATGGCCTATTATGTGAGTAATAAGGTAGGATTCTTTGACGACACACTATCGGTTACCCCTGGCATAAGATATGAAGATGTGCGCATGACCTTCACCAATGTTGGCCAAGATTATAGCCAAGATAATCACGTAACCGAGTGGCTTCCTGGCATCACCTTGGGTTATGAGTTCAGTTCAAATTGGTTTGCGTATACTAATGCTCAACGCTCATTGAGAACCCCGCAGATTTCGCAATTATGGCCTAAAGATCAAACTCTAGAATCAGAGCTATCTTGGAACTATGAAGCAGGCGTACGCTTTACCCCAACAGAACGCAGTAACTTAAGTATTGCCGCTTACCGTATCGATTTTGAAAATAAAATCGAGTACGACGGTGACGTTAGTCTGTTCGTCAATATTGGCCAAACTCGTAATCAAGGTATTGAGCTAGAAGGCACTTACTCACCGATGTCGCTACCAGATCTGGTTCTAACGGGTGCCTACAACTATTTAGATACTGAACAACTTGATGGAGAATTTGCCGGTAACGAATTGGCTTATGTGTCTAAACATCAACTTTCTGCCAGCGCTTTATACAGTATTAAGGATGTCGATTTAGGATTAATGGCATTTTATTACAGCAAATCATTTGCCGACCTGGCTAACACAGTTGCAGAGAATGTATCTGGTACATCGGGTGAAGTGCCAGCGTACACCGTGGTTAACTTCAATATTGGGACTGAGTTTTTCAAACAAGATAATCACGGCCTAAAATTGGGATTATCCGTCAATAATCTATTTGATAACGAATACTACTTTAGAGGCTTAGATGTGTCTCCTGCAGGACGAGTGCCTGCATCAGGAAGATCACTGAGCTTAGATGTCGGTTACACCTTCTAATCGAGCAAGGTTGTTAAGATGGATGTCTTTAGCTTTAACTGAATAATAGTCAGCATGTTGTAAACCAACAAAGCCTCAACATTAATGTTGAGGCTTTGTTTTATTGATGATCGTATTGATGGTCGTATTGATGGTCGTATTGATGGTCTTAATGGTTATCGAAACGAGGACATCCAGCTCTTTCATCAATGATAAATAGAAACGGAATTGCCGCCGAGCAGATTTAGATGGCCACTACAGCCACGGTAAGATTAGCAACACACATGCATGCAGCCAATCTAAATAACACCGCCCAATAAACGTTAAACAATCAAATCCTTCATCAACTCTTCCAGCACATCTGCCTGACGGCTCAAACTCTCGATTTCCTTTGCCGTCATATTCACTAGCTCCATCACTTGAATAGAGCTACTTCTAACAGAGTCGACATCATTGGCAATATTATCAGCCACAGCCCCTTGTTCCTCGGCAGCCGCTGCAATTTCCAAGCTTCTATCCGAAATATGCTGGTTTTGCTCTGCTATTTCATTAATATTTT
The nucleotide sequence above comes from Shewanella sp. Arc9-LZ. Encoded proteins:
- a CDS encoding TonB-dependent siderophore receptor, which produces MLTEKSRFTLTTIAVAIAASFASSAVVADDKSQTEAKPEVIVVTGSLLGNSEVADLKTYTGNRSIITSDQIERTAARSIDTALQQVPGIKIKDETGTGVLPNISVRGLDSSRSGYAQLLLDGIPMTLAPYGHTGQSLFPATLFMIDRIDVARGGASIQYGPNNVGGVINLISKSIPTDWETSVNERMTFFGDSNTLFDTNISTGGAVNEDFSMRFDGNITKGESFREHSETDIKNLMLKTLWNIDGQNSLDATLQYYDAFSELPGALNTAAYEADREQSLRPNDEFNANTKRVSLKYSHVLDDSKVIDYGEIDLRVFGNKSSRNFQWDFYDSSKDTDGNLGTSWSDTTQDATHLRNSPRDFTVFGIEPTASLLIDGDISQHIIAGARYINEDISYQLNHIEKSTQTATRPRDWQMDTNAMAYYVSNKVGFFDDTLSVTPGIRYEDVRMTFTNVGQDYSQDNHVTEWLPGITLGYEFSSNWFAYTNAQRSLRTPQISQLWPKDQTLESELSWNYEAGVRFTPTERSNLSIAAYRIDFENKIEYDGDVSLFVNIGQTRNQGIELEGTYSPMSLPDLVLTGAYNYLDTEQLDGEFAGNELAYVSKHQLSASALYSIKDVDLGLMAFYYSKSFADLANTVAENVSGTSGEVPAYTVVNFNIGTEFFKQDNHGLKLGLSVNNLFDNEYYFRGLDVSPAGRVPASGRSLSLDVGYTF